The Phacochoerus africanus isolate WHEZ1 chromosome X, ROS_Pafr_v1, whole genome shotgun sequence genome has a segment encoding these proteins:
- the PDZD11 gene encoding PDZ domain-containing protein 11 → MDSRIPYDDYPVVFLPAYENPPAWIPPHERVYHPDYNNELTQFLPRIVTLKKPPGAQLGFNIRGGKASQLGIFISKVIPDSDAHRAGLQEGDQVLAVNDVDFQDIEHSKAVEILKTAREISMRVRFFPYNYHRQKERTVH, encoded by the exons ATGGACAGCCGGATTCCTTATGATGACTACCCGGTGGTTTTCCTGCCTGCCTACGAGAATCCCCCAGCATGGATTCCTCCTCATGAG AGAGTATACCACCCAGACTACAACAATGAGTTGACCCAGTTTCTGCCCCGCATCGTCACACTAAAGAAACCCCCTGGAGCTCAG TTGGGATTTAATATCCGAGGAGGAAAGGCCTCCCAGCTAGGCATTTTCATCTCCAAG GTGATTCCTGACTCTGATGCACATCGAGCAGGACTTCAGGAAGGGGACCAAGTCCTAGCTGTGAACGATGTGGATTTCCAAGATATTGAGCACAGCAAG GCTGTTGAGATCCTGAAGACAGCTCGTGAAATCAGCATGCGTGTCCGCTTTTTTCCCTACA